In the Gossypium arboreum isolate Shixiya-1 chromosome 10, ASM2569848v2, whole genome shotgun sequence genome, one interval contains:
- the LOC108489667 gene encoding rhodanese-like domain-containing protein 7, with the protein MPMLSISYHMMLRCGSPLLLALRMLSSSSPSSSSLFFSNPKLYHLNSSPQPLFVLPFNSPLSGFCASSHPQRMTLSMCFSATTGADPIPTSDPHPPQSSDSQSLVVVSFYKFADFPDHADLRKPLRQLCQDLYVSGGIILAREGINGSICGTRESVERVLMFIQTDDRLKGLRQIESPVSPEQEAIHHGHSSSSPLAAGEDAPFRWDHVRVKLKKEIVTLGMPDVSPIEKVGKYVSPGDWNALISDPDTVVIDVRNNYETRIGMFKGAVDPCTTAFRDFPSWVEEQFQPDAANVEHAEMEKERSNESINEDAEISKPKMPKRVAMYCTGGIRCEKATSFMLSKGFEEVYHLKGGILKYLEEIPKTESLWEGECFVFDKRVAVEHGLIQGNFKLCYGCKQPVSDADMEAPEWEYGVSCPYCYSTKSEEEKERARARQRQFEAWGIIGGPDKGRRPAAKADSIKSDQIQTNDSASG; encoded by the exons ATGCCCATGCTCAGTATATCATATCACATGATGCTAAGGTGTGGATCACCTCTATTGCTGGCCCTGAGGATGCTATCTTCATCCTCACCATCATCATCTTCTCTATTTTTCTCAAACCCTAAACTTTACCACCTTAATTCCTCTCCTCAACCCTTGTTTGTTCTACCTTTCAACTCTCCTCTCTCTGGTTTTTGCGCTTCCTCTCACCCTCAGAGGATGACACTGTCCATGTGCTTCTCTGCCACCACGGGTGCTGATCCCATTCCCACTTCAGATCCGCACCCACCGCAGTCATCCGACTCTCAATCACTCGTGGTCGTTTCCTTCTATAAGTTTGCTGATTTCCCAGACCATGCTGATTTGCGCAAGCCCTTGAGGCAACTCTGCCAGGACCTG TATGTTTCAGGTGGTATCATTCTAGCTCGTGAAGGGATTAATGGCAGCATTTGTGGTACACGAGAATCAGTGGAAAGAGTCCTTATGTTCATCCAAACCGATGACCGTCTAAAGGGGTTGAGGCAGATAGAGTCCCCGGTTAGTCCTGAGCAGGAAGCTATCCATCATGGACATTCTAGTAGCTCTCCTCTTGCAGCAGGTGAGGACGCACCCTTTCGATGGGACCATGTGCGAGTAAAGTTGAAGAAAGAG ATTGTTACTCTTGGAATGCCAGATGTATCTCCGATTGAAAAGGTTGGAAAGTATGTTAGCCCAGGGGATTGGAATGCTTTAATCAGTGATCCAGATACT GTGGTAATTGACGTTCGCAATAACTATGAAACTAGAATTGGGATGTTCAAAGGAGCAGTTGATCCATGCACGACAGCATTCCGTGATTTCCCATCTTGGGTGGAGGAACAGTTCCAACCTGATGCTGCAAACGTAGAGCATGCAGAAATGGAGAAGGAAAGATCAAATGAAAGCATCAATGAAGATGCAGAGATTTCAAAACCAAAAATGCCAAAGAGGGTTGCAATGTACTGCACGGGAGGTATTCGATGTGAGAAAGCGACAAGTTTTATGCTCAGCAAAGGTTTCGAGGAG GTCTATCATCTGAAAGGTGGGATTTTGAAGTACCTAGAGGAAATCCCGAAAACGGAGAGCCTGTGGGAGGGCGAGTGCTTCGTGTTCGACAAGCGAGTTGCTGTTGAGCATGGTCTTATACAAGGAAATTTCAAGCTTTGCTATGGGTGTAAGCAGCCTGTTAGTGATGCAGATATGGAAGCACCAGAGTGGGAGTATGGGGTTTCATGTCCCTATTGTTACTCAACGAAGTCTGAAGAAGAGAAAGAAAGGGCAAGGGCACGACAGAGACAGTTTGAGGCCTGGGGAATTATCGGCGGTCCTGATAAGGGTCGGAGACCAGCAGCCAAGGCAGATAGTATAAAGAGTGACCAAATCCAAACCAATGATTCAGCTTCAGGTTAG
- the LOC108489668 gene encoding uncharacterized protein LOC108489668 translates to METASFCNATTHNFITSSLPIRRIVKQLPKPCQTQTHNCCHSGMPLGFRGSQGHGLNTKSKQRYGDAVAARCAAWDSGLLAELERELEAKEEEEWVKVGRLREKCKERKGTVELLECLEREAIQGEDHGREASDYNRRAQIFDKSSKVFRALKARTQPTHSQNS, encoded by the coding sequence ATGGAAACAGCATCTTTTTGCAACGCAACAACACACAATTTTATTACTTCATCTCTACCCATTAGGAGGATAGTCAAACAGCTTCCAAAACCATGTCAAACTCAAACTCATAATTGCTGTCACTCGGGGATGCCATTAGGTTTTAGAGGTTCGCAGGGTCATGGTTTAAATACTAAGTCAAAGCAGCGTTATGGTGATGCAGTAGCAGCAAGGTGTGCGGCTTGGGATTCAGGGCTTCTGGCTGAGTTAGAAAGAGAACTGGAGgctaaagaagaagaagaatgggTGAAAGTGGGAAGGCTGAGAGAGAAATGCAAGGAAAGGAAAGGAACGGTGGAGTTGTTGGAGTGTTTGGAAAGGGAAGCAATACAAGGGGAAGACCATGGAAGAGAAGCTAGTGATTACAATAGAAGGGCCCAGATCTTTGATAAGAGTTCCAAGGTTTTCCGGGCTCTCAAAGCACGCACCCAACCTACTCACTCTCAAAACTCTtga